A segment of the Superficieibacter sp. HKU1 genome:
TACTGGAAAAAGTATTATCGCCCGACCTGGAGTCAGGCCATGGTCGATATTCACTTCAGCCTTTCCGATCGCATTCGTTACTACTGGCCGCACCCGCGTATTCGCCAGAGCGTCGAAAAATTAGTGGCAAATCTCAGCGCCACCACCCTGCCGCTGGGGCTTATCAGCCAGTATATGCCGGTGCAGTTTGAGCGCCTGGCAATGAGCGAACTTACCGCAACGCCGCATAACCTTATCCTCGATAAGATCCAGGATGTCCTGCGTGCTTACCGTTACGGTTGTTCTTCTGAAGTAGCCTGATGTCATAAAGAGGATTTATGAGCCAATTGTTTGTTCGCACCGGTATCCATTTCAGCGCCTGCCAACAGGCACTGGAACATATTGGGGAAGAGATGCTTGCGAAAGGAGTCGTGCATGAGACGTACCCGCAGGCGCTGATCGAGCGGGAAGCTAATTTCCCGACCGGCATCGCCCTTGAAAATCATGCCGTAGCGATCCCGCATTGCGAGGCGGTACATGCTAAATCGCCCGCCATTTATTTGATTCGGCCGGATAACCCGGTGCTTTTTCAACGCGCGGATGACGACGGAGAAATAGCCGTCTCCATGATCATCGCGCTGATTGTTGAAAACCCAACCGCGCAGTTGAAGCTGCTGCGTCGGTTATTTAGTGAGCTACAAAATCCGAATACGCTGGACGCGTTACTGGCAGCCACCGATGACGAGCTGGCCACGCTGTTTCGGAAAACGATCCTGGAGTCTGAGCCGTGCGCTCAGGTTTAACAACATACTGATAATAAAAGGAATACCCTATGAAACGTAAAGTAATTGTGGCCTGTGGCGGTGCGGTTGCAACCTCAACAATGGCGGCAGAAGAAATAAAAGAATTGTGCGAAGCGAACAATATTACGCTCGATCTGGTGCAATGCCGCGTGAATGAAATTGAAACCTACATGGACGGTGCCGATCTCATCTGTACCACGGCCAAAGTAGACCGGACCTTCGGTGACATTCCGGTGGTCCACGGAATGCCTTTCATCTCTGGCGTCGGGATTGAAGCGCTGCAGCAGAAAATCCTGAGCATCCTCGTGGGGTAACGTTATGTTTAGCGAAATAATGCGTTATATCCTCGATTTAGGTCCAACGGTCATGCTGCCGATTGTGATCATTATTTTCTCAAAACTACTGGGGATGAAGCTCGGGGACTGTTTCAAGGGCGGCTTGCATATCGGGATCGGTTTCGTCGGGATCGGGCTGGTGATCGGCCTGATGCTCGATTCCATTGGACCCGCCGCGAAAGCGATGGCGGAGCAGTTTCAGATTAACCTGCACGTCGTTGATATTGGCTGGCCGGGATCGTCACCGATGACCTGGGCGTCACAAATTGCGCTGGTGGCGATCCCTGTTGCCATTGGCGTCAACATCCTGATGCTCGTCACCCGCATGACCCGCGTCGTAAACGTCGATATCTGGAACATCTGGCACATGACCTTTACGGGCGCAATGCTGCATCTGGCAACGGGATCGTACTGGATTGGCATTCTGGGCGTGGTGGTTCATGCAGCCTTTGTTTACAAGCTGGGCGACTGGTTTGCTAAAGACACGCGCGATTACTTTGGCCTGGAGGGGATCGCCATTCCGCACGGCAGCTCGGCTTACCTTGGCCCGATCGCGGTGCTGGTTGATCTTATTATCGACAAAATCCCCGGCCTGAACCGTATTCACTTCAGCGCTGACGACGTGCAAAAACGCTTCGGTCCTTTTGGCGAGCCGGTGACCGTTGGCTTCATTATGGGGATTGTGATTGGTTTGTTAGCGGGTTATGACGTGAAGGGCGTACTGCAACTGGCGGTGAAAACCGCGGCGGTCATGCTGTTAATGCCGCGCGTGATCAAACCGATTATGGATGGGCTGACGCCTATCGCAAAACAGGCGCGTAAACGTCTTCAGGCGAAATTTGGTAGTCAGGAGTTCCTGATTGGTCTGGACCCGGCGCTGCTGCTTGGTCATACCTCCGTGGTTTCCGCCAGCCTGATTTTTATCCCGTTAACCATTCTGGTGGCCGTCGTGGTACCGGGTAACCAGGTACTGCCGTTCGGCGACCTGGCAACTATCGGCTTCTTTGTGGCGATGGCGGTGGCGGTGCATCAGGGCAACCTGTTCCGTACGCTGATCTCCGGGGTGATTATCATGGGCATTACCCTGTGGATCGCGACGCAGACTATCGGCCTGCACACTCAGCTTGCCGCCAACGCGGGCGCGCTGAAAGCCGGCGGCATGGTAGCGTCACTGGATCAGGGCGGTTCGCCGATTACCTGGCTGCTGATCCAGCTGTTCACCTGGCAGAACGTACTGGGCTTCGCCGTGATTGCCATCATTTATGTGCTGGGTGTCCTGCTCACCTGGCGCAGAGCGCGTAACTTTGCCGCGGCAGAAAAAGCAGCCGCTATCGCGCAACAGAGTCAGACCGCTTCTTAATCTTATGGGGAGCCTTCGCTCCCCTTCACATTTCTGGAGGATCTTATGAAATCAGTGGTGATCCACGCTGAGGGAGACGTGCGCGTTGAAGAACGCCCTATGCCAAAATTAGAAACCGATGATGACGTACTGGTGAAGGTCGTCAGTTCAGGTTTGTGCGGCTCCGATATTCCGCGTATTTTCGCCCACGGGGCGCACTATTATCCTATTACCCTGGGCCATGAATTTAGCGGCTATGTTGAATCCTGCGGCGCAAATATTACCGACCTTGCGCCGGGCGACGCGGTGGCCTGCGTTCCGCTGCTGCCCTGCTTTCACTGTCCTCAGTGCCAGCGGGAGTATTTTTCGCTCTGCAAACAGTATCAGTTTGTCGGATCGCGCAGCGAGGGCGGTAACGCCGAATACGTGGTGGTAAAACGCGCCAATCTGTTCCGCCTGCCTGCCGCTATGCCGATTGACGATGGCGCGTTTATCGAGCCGATCACCGTGGGGCTGCACGCCTTTCATCTGGCGCAGGGCTGCGAAGGGAAAAACGTCATTATTGTCGGTGCCGGAACGATTGGTCTGCTGGCGCTCCAGTGCGCACGTGAACTTGGCGCAAAAAGCGTAACGGCGATCGATATCAATCCGCAGAAGCTGGCGCTGGCAAAAGAACTGGGCGCGAGCCACGTATTCAATAGCCGGGAAATGAGCGGACAGGAGATCCAGACGGCGCTGACGGAGATTCAGTTTGACCAGCTGGTGCTGGAAACCGCAGGTACGCCGCAAACCGTTTCGCTGGCTATCGAAATCGCCGGACCGCGCGCGCAGCTGGCGCTGGTCGGCACGCTGCATCACGATCTGACCCTGACCTCCGCGGTCTTCGGGCAGATCCTGCGCAAAGAGCTGTCGGTGCTGGGAAGCTGGATGAACTATTCCGGTCCGTGGCCTGGCGAAGAGTGGGCAACGGCGGCGCGGCTGCTGAGTGAAAAAAGACTCCAGTTGCAGCCGTTGATAGCCCACACTGGAAATGCTGAAAGTTTCGCCAAAGAAGTCCAGGCGCTCAACGGTGCGCCAATGCAGGGTAAGATTATCCTCAAGCTCGCTTAACCAATACGAGCCAGCAACCTGAGCTGGCTCACACTTACTTTCGAAGATTGGCGTTCACCTTTCACTACCCTTCGATTAAACTAAAGTCAGCTAATCATCAGGCAAATTAACATGAACTCATTTGAGCGAAGGAATAAAATCGTCGATCTGGTTAACTCGCAAGGCAGCGTACTGGTTTTAGATCTTTCAAATACCTTTGGTATTTCTGAAGTCACTATTCGTGCCGATCTGCGTTTACTGGAAGATAAAGGCTTAGTCACCCGCTTTCACGGCGGTGCGGCCAGACCTGACAGCAATTTAACCGACAATGACAATCAGGAAGTCGTTCTTGAAGAGCGTTATCAGCTCGCCAGCGATCCGAAAAAACGTATTGCCCAGGCTGCCGCCGCCATGATTGAAGAAGGGATGACCG
Coding sequences within it:
- the gatA gene encoding PTS galactitol transporter subunit IIA, translating into MSQLFVRTGIHFSACQQALEHIGEEMLAKGVVHETYPQALIEREANFPTGIALENHAVAIPHCEAVHAKSPAIYLIRPDNPVLFQRADDDGEIAVSMIIALIVENPTAQLKLLRRLFSELQNPNTLDALLAATDDELATLFRKTILESEPCAQV
- the gatB gene encoding PTS galactitol transporter subunit IIB; translation: MKRKVIVACGGAVATSTMAAEEIKELCEANNITLDLVQCRVNEIETYMDGADLICTTAKVDRTFGDIPVVHGMPFISGVGIEALQQKILSILVG
- a CDS encoding PTS galactitol transporter subunit IIC gives rise to the protein MFSEIMRYILDLGPTVMLPIVIIIFSKLLGMKLGDCFKGGLHIGIGFVGIGLVIGLMLDSIGPAAKAMAEQFQINLHVVDIGWPGSSPMTWASQIALVAIPVAIGVNILMLVTRMTRVVNVDIWNIWHMTFTGAMLHLATGSYWIGILGVVVHAAFVYKLGDWFAKDTRDYFGLEGIAIPHGSSAYLGPIAVLVDLIIDKIPGLNRIHFSADDVQKRFGPFGEPVTVGFIMGIVIGLLAGYDVKGVLQLAVKTAAVMLLMPRVIKPIMDGLTPIAKQARKRLQAKFGSQEFLIGLDPALLLGHTSVVSASLIFIPLTILVAVVVPGNQVLPFGDLATIGFFVAMAVAVHQGNLFRTLISGVIIMGITLWIATQTIGLHTQLAANAGALKAGGMVASLDQGGSPITWLLIQLFTWQNVLGFAVIAIIYVLGVLLTWRRARNFAAAEKAAAIAQQSQTAS
- the gatD gene encoding galactitol-1-phosphate 5-dehydrogenase: MKSVVIHAEGDVRVEERPMPKLETDDDVLVKVVSSGLCGSDIPRIFAHGAHYYPITLGHEFSGYVESCGANITDLAPGDAVACVPLLPCFHCPQCQREYFSLCKQYQFVGSRSEGGNAEYVVVKRANLFRLPAAMPIDDGAFIEPITVGLHAFHLAQGCEGKNVIIVGAGTIGLLALQCARELGAKSVTAIDINPQKLALAKELGASHVFNSREMSGQEIQTALTEIQFDQLVLETAGTPQTVSLAIEIAGPRAQLALVGTLHHDLTLTSAVFGQILRKELSVLGSWMNYSGPWPGEEWATAARLLSEKRLQLQPLIAHTGNAESFAKEVQALNGAPMQGKIILKLA